The window TTCGACATCGACCTGGTGTGGCAGACCCCGAGCAACGAGCTGAACCACTACGTTCAGCGCCAGCAGGCGGGCGTGGATATCGAGGCCGACCTCTACATGGGGCTCAATCCCGAGGACCTCGTCCGCGTCGACCGGGAGCTGGACGAGGCGCTGTTCGCCGAGGCCGGTGACGTCGAGGGGCAGTCCGATATCAAGTCCGGGCTGCAGTTCGACCCGCAGAACAGGGCCCTCCCGTACGACACGGGCTACGTCAGCCTCGTCTTCGACGGGACCGAGATGACCGCACCGGAGACGTTCGAGGGACTGCTGGCCGACGAGATGCAGGGCGACCTCATCGCGCAGAACCCCAGCAGTTCGTCGACGGGCCGGGCATTCCTCCTGCACACTGTCAAGGAGTTCGGACCCGATGGCTACCTCGACTACTGGGCGGACCTGCAGGCCAACGACGTGCAGGTACTCGGGTCGTGGGACGATGCCTACAGCGCCTGGGGCAGCGGCGAGGCGCCGATGGTCGTCTCCTACTCGACCGACCGGGTGTTCGCGGACGAGTCGGGAGCGAACCTGGAGGAGCACCGAATCCGGTTCCTCAACGACCAGGCGTACGCCAACCCGGAGGGGATGGCCGTCTTCGCCGACAGCGACCGGCCCGAGGCGGCCCGGCAGTTCATGTCGTTCCTCCTGCGCCCCGAGATCCAGGGGGAGATCGCCGTCCGCAACGTCCAGTTCCCCGCCACCGACACGGTCATCCTCCCCGAGGACTACGCCGAGCTGGCCCGGGAGCCCCCCGAACCGGTGACCTTCACCTACGAGGAGCTACAGGGGAACGTGAGCGACTGGGTCTCCGACTGGGAGCGCCAGTTCGCCGGTAACTGAGCCGGTGACCGGACAGCGTCCAGCGAGCGACGAGGCGTCGGCGAGCGACGGCGGAGGGCCCGCGGCCGGGCGCTTCGGCAGCCTGCGCCGGGTCCGCGCGGGCATCGAGCGGCGGTCGCTCCCGATGCTCGCGGCCGCCGTCCTCGCGCTGCTGGTCGTGCTGTTCTACTACCCGGTCGCGACGGTGTTCGTCGACGCCGTCCTGGTCGAGGGACGGCTGACACTCCGGGTGTTCGCGAGTATCCTCACGGACCCGTTCTACCTCGGGGAACTCGCGCGGCTGTTCGCCGGTGACTCGCCGGTGGCCGTCCTCCGGGCGCTGCTCTCGGCGGACCGGCGGCTCGGCATCGTCGGCTTCACCGCGTACCAGGCGGCGCTCTCGACGGTCGTCAGCGTCGCCGTCGGGGTGCCGCTGGCGTACCTGCTGGCCCGGTACGAGTTCCCCGGGCGCCGGACGGTGCGCTCGCTGACCATCCTCCCGTTCGTCCTGCCCTCCATTATGGTCGCGGTCGGCTTCTTCGCGGCGTTCGGCGCCGACGGGACGCTGAACGCCGTGCTCGGCGCCGTCGGCCTGGGGCCGGTGGACCTCCTGCCGAGTCTCGAGGCCATCGTCGTCGCCCACGCGTTCTACAACGCGCCGCTGGTCGCGCGCATCACGACCGCGTCGTGGGAGTCGGTCGACGCCAGCGCCGTCGAGACGGCCCGGAGTCTCGGCGCGGGCCCCTTCCGGGCCTTCCGTGACGTGGTGTGGCCGCAGGTCTACCCGGCGGTGCTGATGAGCGCGGCGCTGACCTTCGTCTTCACCTTCGGCACCTTCCCCATCGTGCTCGCGCTGGGTGGGTTCGAACTGGCGACCCTGGAGGTGTTCATCTACGGGCTCATCCGCGACCTGGCGTACGCCGAGGGCGCGGCGCTGGCGCTGCTCGAACTGGCCATCTCCCTGTCGGTCCTGTACGGCTACCTCCGGTACGAGGCGGCGCACACGGTCGAAGCGGGCAGCATCCGGCCCCAGGAACGCCGGCCCCTCCGGCCGCCGTCGTGGTCGCTCCGCGAACTCCTCCCCCGCATCGGGCTGGCAGCCTACGCCGTCGTCGCGCTCGTGCTGTTCTGTCTTCCCATCGCGAGCATGGTGTACGCCAGTCTCTCGGGACCGACGGGGCTCACGCTGGAGCACTACCGCTTCCTGCTGGAGCGCCAGGTCACCGGGGCGGCGTTCCAGGTCCGGCCGTGGCCCGCGGTCCGGAACTCGCTGCTGTTCGGGGCCGCGGCGCTGGCGGTGGCGCTCCCGATGGGCGTCGTCGTCTCGGTGCTGACGACCCGTGATTACGCCGGCCGGGAACTGGTCGACACCATCGCGATGGCGCCGCTCTCCGTGTCGAGCATCGTCGTGGGGCTGGGACTGCTCCGCGGGCTCGTCTTCGGCGTCGAACTCGGCGGCGTGCGCGTCGCCGTCGGCGGAGCGCTGGCCATCGTGGCTGCCCACGCCGTCGCGGGCTACCCGTTCATCGTCCGGGTCGTCGCCCCCGGCCTGGCGTCGCTGGACCGGCAGCTGGTGGAGTCCGCGCGGGCACTGGGCGCGCCGCGCGCGCGTGCGTTGCTGGACATCGAACTCCCGCTGGTGTGGCCCGCGGTCGTCGCCGGCGCCGCCTTCGCCGCCGCCATCTCCATCGGCGAGTTCTCCGCGACGGCCGTCCTCGCCTCGGGGACGGGCCAGTACACGATGCCAATCGCTATCGAGCGGTTCATCGGCCGACGGCTCGGCCCCGCGACGGCGATGGGCGTCGTCCTGCTGGTCGTGACGAGCGGGAGCTTCCTCCTCATCGACCGGTTCGGGGGTGACCGCGTTGGCCTCTGAGCCGCCACCGGCGCTGGAGCTGGACGGCGTGACCCGTCGCTACGGCAGCACGGCCGCGGTCGACGACCTCTCGCTGTCGGTCTCCGAGGGCGAGTTCTTCACGCTGGTCGGCCCCTCCGGCTGCGGGAAGACGACGACCCTCCGACTCGTCGCGGGTTTCGAGGCGCCGACGAGCGGCACCGTCCGGTTCGGCGGCCGCGACGTGGCCGGCGTGCCGCCCGAGGACCGCGACGTCGGCGTCGTCTTCCAGAGCTACGCCCTCTTCCCCCACATGACGGTCGCGGAGAACGTCTCGTACGGGCTGAACTTCGCGGACCCGCCGGGTGGGGTGAGCGAGGCCGAACGGGTGGCCGAACTGCTCGAACTGGTCGACCTCCCCGATGCGGGCGACCGCGACCCCGACAGTCTCTCGGGCGGGCAGCAACAGCGCGTGGCGATGGCCCGGGCGCTGGCCCCTGGCCCGGACGTGCTCCTGCTCGACGAGCCGATGAGCGCGCTCGACGCCCGACTCCGCGAGCAACTCCGGGTCCAGGTCCGGGAGATACAGCAGGAGCTGGGCATCACGACGGTGTACGTCACCCACGACCAGGAGGAGGCGCTCGCCGTCTCCGACCGGGTGGCCGTGATGCGCGACGGTGCCGCCGAGCAGGTCGGCCCACCGCGGGACATCTACCGGCGACCCGCCTCCCGGTTCGTCGCCGAGTTCGTCGGCGACAACAACGTCCTCGACGGCGAGGTCCGCGCCGTCGCGGACGGGACGGCCACGGTCGCGGTCGGCGGTGAGACGCTGTCGGTCGGACTCGATGACTGGAACGGGGAGCGGGTCTCGGTCGGCGACCGGCTCACCCTCTGTATCCGGCCGGAGGCGCTGTCGGTCGACGGCGGGCCGAACCGCCTCGTGGCGACCGTCGAGAGCGTGGAGTTCCTCGGCGAGACGACGCGGGTCCATCTCGACTGGGCCGGCCACGACCTCCTGCTCCGGACCCGGGACCCCCTGACCGGCGAGGTGACGGTCGGGTTCGACCCGGTGGATGCGCACGTGGTCGAGTGCCACGAGTGAGGGCGCCCCGGCGGTGACGCGGCACCGACCCGGAACGGAACAGAACGGTCGACTGTCGCGCTCGCAGCGTACGGAGACCGCTACTCTCGACGGGTGCGTCCCCCCTGTTGCGACCGTCTCTGCCGGGCTGTCGCGTTCGGATGGGGCTCTTCGGCGTCCTGCAGCGCGTTCTGGAACGAGTCGTCGACGAGGTCGACATCCTCGTTGGGCGCGACCAAGGCTGCGGCGCGGCGGAACCCGAGGCGTTCCAGCACGTACCGGAGCAACTCTCGGAGCTTCTGGACCTGCGGGATGGTCCGGACGGTGACGAGCAGCTGGCCGGCACCCAGCAGCCCCAGGAAGGCGAGACTGGCGGCGAACAGCAGGTCGCCGTCGATGAAGAAGTTGAACGCGAAGACGAGGAATCCGAGACTGAAGCCGGCCTCGATCTTCGCCTCGAGCAGGCTGATGGTCTCGTCGACCTTGCTCAGCCGCCGGTCGACGGCGACGAGTGTCTGGTTCGCCTCCTTGACCGCCTCGGCGGCCTCGTCCTCGACCTCCTCGACCCGGTCGAGCGTGTCGTTGACGTCGTTCACCAGGTCCTCGGCCTGCGCGATCGCCTCCGTGAACCCGTCGTCGCTCAGCAACTCCACCAGTTGCCGAACGTTGTTGACCTCGGACAGCAGCATACCCGACCAACCGGCGGCGAGCGTATCCCTCTTTGGGCGAACCGGTCCGACGCGGCCGCCACCGTCGCTCCGTGCCAAGCGTTTTGCGTCGCACCCGCCGAGCCACTGGTATGTTCGGGCTCCTGCTGCTGTTCGCCCTGCTGCTCTCGCTGGCCGACGCCCTCCTCCTCGTGGTCGTCGCGGGGGAGATCGGCGCGCTCCCGACGGTCGGACTGGTCGTCCTGACCGCCCTGCTCGGCTCGCTGCTCGTCCGCAGCGAGGGCCGGGCCACGCTCCGCCGCCTCCAGCAGCGCGCCCAGCAGATGGAGGCCCCGACCGACGAACTGCTGGACGGCGCGCTCATCCTCGCGGGCGGCGCGTTCCTCATCACGCCCGGTCTGCTGACCGACCTGACGGGTTTCCTGTTCGTCATCCCGCTCACGCGCTACCCGCTCCGGGTCGCGCTCAAGCGGTGGATCGTCGGCCCGTACATCCGCGAGAAGATGGAGAACGGTAGCATCAACGTCCAGTTCGGGTCGATAGGCGGTGGCGGCGGCTTCGGGGGTGCGGGGAGTACCGGCGGCGCCGGTGGCGCGGGCGGCCCTGGCTGGCCGGAGCCCGACGACGGCCCGGGTGGTCGGTCATCCTCCGGCGATGCGGACGATGGAGACGATGTCTACGACCTCGGCGACGATGCCTACGACATCGACGTCGGGGAGCGCGACGAGGACGACCCGGACCGATCGCAACGGGGCGACCACTGACCGGTCGCGCGCCGTTCCGGTGGTCGCAGCACGCGACCCGAACAGGATACCGCGTCCCGGTGTCCACAACGCATAAGCGGCCGCCCGGGCACGGTTACCCGAATGGACGCCAGGGGGGTCAGACGGTGACCGGAAGCGGCCGCCAGCCGGGTCGGGCGCTGCTCGCGCTCGTGGCGGCGTTCGGACTCGTGCTCGCGGCGGGTATCCTGCCGATGTTCGGCGCTGCCGCACCGGCCGGTGAGGTGGCCCGCGAGATCGGCGCCCTCGCCAGCAGCGGCGCCGACGACGCCGACGAGAGCCCGTCCGTGCGCGCACCCGGCGGCTCCGGCGGCTCCGGCGGCGGCCCCGGTGGGTCCGGCGGTCCGGGACTGGGTGACAGCGGCGTGCTGGGCGGCGACACATCGGCGCCACTCGTCGAGAGCCTGCTGCGTCTCGTCGGTGGTCCGAGCGGTAGTGGTGGTGGTAGCGGCGGTGGCGTCGGCGCGGGTGGTGGTGGTGGAGCCGGCGGTAGCGGTGGGGGGTCCGGTGGGGGTGGCGGTGGAGGCCTGTTCGGCGGTGGTGGTGGTGGCGCGGGGGGAAGTGGTGGTGGCGGCGGCAGTGGTGGTAGCGGTGGCGGCGGGCTGTTCGGTGGCCTGTTCGGTGGCGGCGGTGACGGTGGTTCGAGTAGGTCGGGAGGTCCCGGCGATAACGGCGGCTCGCAGGCCGGCAGTGGCGCCGACGGCGGCTGTCTGTCGTCGGGCGAGTACCGGCTCTGCTTCGACAGCGAGCTCGCCGCCGGGAGCGAGACGACGGTGCGGGTCACGCGCGGCGGCGAGCCGGCGTCCGGTGTCGTCGTCACGTTCGACGGCGAGGCGGTCGGCCGGACGGACGCCGACGGGGAGGTCACCGCCACCGTCCCGTACGTGCGCCAGCTCTCGGTCGGCGTGCGCGCCCCGGCGAGTGCAATCCAGCCGGTCGCGGACCGGCAGTACTCGCTCGCACAGCCCGACGACGGGGCGGTCACCGTGACGGTCGACAGCGACCTGCGCATCGAGGTGGCGGACGACCCCGACCCCGGCGGCACGGTGGGCATCCGGACGCTGGTCGGTGACCGACCGGTGCCGGACGCGACCGTCCGGGTCGACGGGGAGACGGTCGGGCGGACGGACCGCGCGGGGCGCCTGCAGGTCCCGCTGCCGGTCGCGGAGACGGCGACGGTCGCGGCCGAGCGTGGCGACCTCGCGGCGTCGCGGAGCCTCACGCTCGCGCGGGTCGAAGTCGCGCTGGGCGCGGGGCTCGTGCCCGTCGCGGTTCCCGGACAGCCGACGACCGTCACGGTCACCGACGGCGGCGAGCCGGTGACGAACGCGAGCGTCGCGGTCGCCGGCGGTGCGACCGGGCGG of the Haloglomus salinum genome contains:
- a CDS encoding ABC transporter ATP-binding protein, producing the protein MASEPPPALELDGVTRRYGSTAAVDDLSLSVSEGEFFTLVGPSGCGKTTTLRLVAGFEAPTSGTVRFGGRDVAGVPPEDRDVGVVFQSYALFPHMTVAENVSYGLNFADPPGGVSEAERVAELLELVDLPDAGDRDPDSLSGGQQQRVAMARALAPGPDVLLLDEPMSALDARLREQLRVQVREIQQELGITTVYVTHDQEEALAVSDRVAVMRDGAAEQVGPPRDIYRRPASRFVAEFVGDNNVLDGEVRAVADGTATVAVGGETLSVGLDDWNGERVSVGDRLTLCIRPEALSVDGGPNRLVATVESVEFLGETTRVHLDWAGHDLLLRTRDPLTGEVTVGFDPVDAHVVECHE
- a CDS encoding DUF4129 domain-containing protein, coding for MTGSGRQPGRALLALVAAFGLVLAAGILPMFGAAAPAGEVAREIGALASSGADDADESPSVRAPGGSGGSGGGPGGSGGPGLGDSGVLGGDTSAPLVESLLRLVGGPSGSGGGSGGGVGAGGGGGAGGSGGGSGGGGGGGLFGGGGGGAGGSGGGGGSGGSGGGGLFGGLFGGGGDGGSSRSGGPGDNGGSQAGSGADGGCLSSGEYRLCFDSELAAGSETTVRVTRGGEPASGVVVTFDGEAVGRTDADGEVTATVPYVRQLSVGVRAPASAIQPVADRQYSLAQPDDGAVTVTVDSDLRIEVADDPDPGGTVGIRTLVGDRPVPDATVRVDGETVGRTDRAGRLQVPLPVAETATVAAERGDLAASRSLTLARVEVALGAGLVPVAVPGQPTTVTVTDGGEPVTNASVAVAGGATGRTDANGTVRATLPLAPTTDVTVTTAAGLTVTRSKAIFVGPLVALLLLLGLLGAVGYVYRQSEVTGRGLLAQARATLSALAADLLSALVGLSSGIEGVLSDLREELRGAIAAVSAPDVSVRAFVRERLAALRAAVRGALGAPLARFRDRGGTDTDTGTATAAAAPDRADPRERIERLWARFVRRVGLTRARTRTPGEVAGRGVSRGLPAESVERLTDAFRVVEYSDADPAAHVEAATDAAGELDLDGDAAADETDGAGSVDGTDSDGLPGEEDADETATAPDTNDVTTEGESR
- a CDS encoding ABC transporter permease; this encodes MRRVRAGIERRSLPMLAAAVLALLVVLFYYPVATVFVDAVLVEGRLTLRVFASILTDPFYLGELARLFAGDSPVAVLRALLSADRRLGIVGFTAYQAALSTVVSVAVGVPLAYLLARYEFPGRRTVRSLTILPFVLPSIMVAVGFFAAFGADGTLNAVLGAVGLGPVDLLPSLEAIVVAHAFYNAPLVARITTASWESVDASAVETARSLGAGPFRAFRDVVWPQVYPAVLMSAALTFVFTFGTFPIVLALGGFELATLEVFIYGLIRDLAYAEGAALALLELAISLSVLYGYLRYEAAHTVEAGSIRPQERRPLRPPSWSLRELLPRIGLAAYAVVALVLFCLPIASMVYASLSGPTGLTLEHYRFLLERQVTGAAFQVRPWPAVRNSLLFGAAALAVALPMGVVVSVLTTRDYAGRELVDTIAMAPLSVSSIVVGLGLLRGLVFGVELGGVRVAVGGALAIVAAHAVAGYPFIVRVVAPGLASLDRQLVESARALGAPRARALLDIELPLVWPAVVAGAAFAAAISIGEFSATAVLASGTGQYTMPIAIERFIGRRLGPATAMGVVLLVVTSGSFLLIDRFGGDRVGL
- a CDS encoding FxsA family protein encodes the protein MFGLLLLFALLLSLADALLLVVVAGEIGALPTVGLVVLTALLGSLLVRSEGRATLRRLQQRAQQMEAPTDELLDGALILAGGAFLITPGLLTDLTGFLFVIPLTRYPLRVALKRWIVGPYIREKMENGSINVQFGSIGGGGGFGGAGSTGGAGGAGGPGWPEPDDGPGGRSSSGDADDGDDVYDLGDDAYDIDVGERDEDDPDRSQRGDH
- a CDS encoding thiamine ABC transporter substrate-binding protein encodes the protein MAGCTFGSNPGRGDGSRDTLVVGTYSSLIDSPSSSPGAWLKSTFEEEFDIDLVWQTPSNELNHYVQRQQAGVDIEADLYMGLNPEDLVRVDRELDEALFAEAGDVEGQSDIKSGLQFDPQNRALPYDTGYVSLVFDGTEMTAPETFEGLLADEMQGDLIAQNPSSSSTGRAFLLHTVKEFGPDGYLDYWADLQANDVQVLGSWDDAYSAWGSGEAPMVVSYSTDRVFADESGANLEEHRIRFLNDQAYANPEGMAVFADSDRPEAARQFMSFLLRPEIQGEIAVRNVQFPATDTVILPEDYAELAREPPEPVTFTYEELQGNVSDWVSDWERQFAGN